The following coding sequences lie in one Terriglobales bacterium genomic window:
- a CDS encoding DUF885 domain-containing protein: protein MRVVFCLFAAVVFMGTFTSAQSKPHKQNPRLAPSANWDALVDEFFDQNYFKFGPTTGTAAGLHQYDAFLEDYSHTAYEKETISLKDFRSRFEDVSPEKLNEEQQGDRAVVLGYINSTLLNLETLRLWQTNPDLYSSGVSGSVFVIMSRNFAPAEDRLRMVIAREEQMPKVFQAARVNLKNPPKIYTEVALMQLPGIISFFQKDVPEAFKDVHDAKLLKEFKESNGAVIHALESYEKWVKSDLLPRSNGDFRLGAENYSNKLRYDEMVDLPLDRLLEIGMANLRANQQRYKETAAMLDPSQTPQQILEQMGKDHPAPDKLLQSFRDVLGGLKTYIEEHKIITIPSEVLPIVEETPPFARALTFASMDTPGPYESKAKEAYFNVTLPEPDWKPQDVEEHMAGFNYGTIISTAVHEAYPGHYIQFLWTPQVHSKVRKLLGANTDVEGWAHYCEQMMLDEGYGRDPNLPLEQDKKFLKLRLGQLQDALLRNARFIVGIKLHTGQMTFDQGVDFFVTEGYQSRTNGERETRRGTSDPTYLYYTLGKLQILKLREDYKKKMGDKFNLQEFHDQFMKQGFPPIKIIRKAMLGDDSPVL, encoded by the coding sequence ATGCGTGTTGTTTTTTGTTTGTTTGCCGCTGTTGTTTTTATGGGTACATTCACCTCAGCCCAATCAAAACCCCACAAACAGAATCCCAGGCTGGCGCCTTCCGCCAACTGGGACGCGCTGGTGGATGAGTTTTTCGACCAGAACTACTTCAAGTTCGGTCCCACTACGGGCACCGCAGCCGGTCTTCATCAATATGACGCCTTTCTGGAAGACTACTCGCATACCGCATACGAAAAAGAAACCATCTCGCTGAAGGATTTTCGCAGCCGTTTTGAAGATGTCAGCCCTGAAAAGCTGAATGAAGAGCAGCAGGGCGACCGGGCAGTGGTGCTGGGCTACATCAACTCCACGCTGCTGAACCTGGAGACGCTGCGCCTGTGGCAGACCAATCCTGATTTGTACTCCAGCGGCGTCAGCGGTTCGGTATTCGTGATCATGAGCCGCAACTTCGCTCCCGCGGAAGATCGCTTGCGCATGGTGATTGCCCGCGAAGAGCAGATGCCTAAGGTCTTTCAGGCGGCACGGGTGAACTTGAAGAATCCGCCAAAGATTTATACCGAGGTTGCGTTGATGCAACTTCCCGGTATCATCAGCTTCTTCCAAAAAGATGTTCCTGAAGCGTTCAAAGACGTTCATGACGCCAAGCTTCTCAAAGAATTCAAGGAGAGCAACGGCGCCGTCATCCATGCCCTGGAAAGTTATGAGAAATGGGTGAAGAGTGATCTGCTGCCGCGCTCCAATGGCGACTTCCGTCTGGGCGCCGAAAACTACAGCAACAAGCTTCGTTACGACGAGATGGTGGATCTGCCTCTCGACAGACTGCTGGAGATCGGCATGGCCAACCTGCGGGCCAACCAGCAGCGCTACAAGGAGACGGCCGCCATGCTCGACCCCAGCCAGACGCCGCAGCAGATTCTGGAGCAGATGGGCAAAGACCATCCTGCGCCTGACAAGTTGCTGCAATCGTTTCGCGACGTTTTAGGTGGACTGAAAACCTACATTGAAGAACACAAGATCATCACCATTCCTTCTGAGGTACTTCCCATCGTGGAAGAGACGCCTCCATTTGCGCGGGCGCTGACCTTCGCCTCGATGGATACTCCCGGCCCTTACGAAAGCAAAGCCAAAGAAGCTTATTTCAACGTCACCCTACCCGAGCCCGACTGGAAGCCACAGGATGTGGAAGAGCACATGGCCGGTTTCAATTACGGGACCATCATCAGCACAGCGGTGCATGAAGCCTATCCCGGCCACTACATTCAGTTTTTGTGGACGCCGCAGGTGCACTCCAAGGTCCGCAAGCTGCTGGGGGCCAATACCGACGTCGAGGGTTGGGCGCACTACTGCGAACAGATGATGCTGGATGAGGGCTACGGACGCGATCCCAACCTGCCGCTCGAACAAGACAAGAAATTTTTAAAGCTTCGTCTCGGCCAACTGCAAGACGCTTTGCTGCGCAACGCCCGCTTTATTGTTGGCATTAAGTTGCATACCGGGCAGATGACCTTCGACCAGGGCGTGGATTTCTTTGTCACCGAAGGCTACCAATCACGCACCAATGGCGAGCGCGAGACGCGGCGCGGGACCTCAGACCCAACGTACTTGTACTACACCTTGGGCAAGCTTCAGATCCTCAAACTGCGGGAAGACTACAAAAAGAAGATGGGCGACAAATTCAACCTGCAAGAGTTTCACGACCAATTTATGAAACAGGGTTTTCCGCCCATTAAGATTATCCGCAAGGCAATGCTGGGGGATGACAGTCCAGTTCTTTAA